The Salinibacterium sp. M195 genome includes a window with the following:
- a CDS encoding winged helix-turn-helix domain-containing protein, which translates to MADSLSAAQARRVLLAAQGFGRGTASADNPAGTRQLNLLFDRIRLLQLDSVNVFERSHYQPVFARLGHYDKAALDALTFRKPTARTPGRYVEYWAHEAAVIPLESWPLWRWKMDSLRERDADRYEWVRNNQPMLQWLREELASTGPVTAREIEHDANRRTGPWWGWSDVKQGLEMLFRWGEVVSAGRTRFERTYALTEHLVPAELRDREVTRADAHRALVAESARALGVGTASDFADYFRLKGADVRPAIAELADAGELIPVTVRGWDQPAWLHREARIPRRIEHVALLSPFDPVVWDRKRAERMFGFHYRIEIYLPEPQRQFGYYSLPVLVDDALVGRIDLKTDRQAGVLRVQSAWHEDGLDALPGGTGALAERIVPTLREIAHWQGMGEITVTGRGNLSPAIEAELQR; encoded by the coding sequence GTGGCCGATTCCCTCTCTGCAGCGCAAGCGCGCCGAGTACTGCTCGCTGCCCAAGGCTTTGGGCGCGGCACTGCGAGTGCGGACAACCCCGCTGGGACGCGACAGCTCAATCTGCTCTTCGACCGCATCCGACTATTGCAGCTCGACTCGGTGAACGTGTTCGAGCGCAGTCACTACCAGCCGGTGTTTGCTCGTCTCGGCCACTACGACAAGGCTGCTCTCGATGCGTTGACGTTCCGCAAGCCGACCGCGCGCACGCCCGGGCGATACGTCGAATACTGGGCACACGAAGCTGCCGTCATTCCGCTCGAGTCGTGGCCACTCTGGCGCTGGAAGATGGACTCGCTGCGCGAACGCGACGCCGACCGCTATGAATGGGTGCGCAACAACCAGCCCATGCTGCAGTGGCTGCGCGAAGAACTCGCCAGCACTGGGCCCGTTACCGCCCGCGAGATCGAGCACGACGCCAACCGTCGCACTGGCCCCTGGTGGGGCTGGTCTGACGTGAAGCAGGGGCTCGAGATGCTGTTCCGCTGGGGCGAAGTCGTCAGCGCTGGCCGCACCCGCTTCGAGCGCACCTACGCGTTGACCGAGCACCTTGTTCCCGCCGAGCTGCGCGATCGTGAAGTGACCCGCGCCGACGCGCACCGCGCCCTCGTAGCTGAGTCGGCCCGCGCGCTCGGAGTCGGCACGGCATCCGACTTCGCCGACTACTTTCGGCTCAAAGGTGCCGACGTGCGCCCGGCCATTGCCGAGCTAGCGGATGCCGGCGAGCTCATTCCCGTGACCGTGCGCGGCTGGGATCAGCCCGCCTGGTTACACCGAGAGGCGCGCATCCCCCGCCGCATCGAACACGTTGCCCTGCTCTCGCCTTTCGACCCCGTGGTGTGGGATCGCAAACGCGCCGAGCGCATGTTTGGGTTCCACTACCGCATCGAGATCTATCTCCCGGAGCCACAGCGCCAGTTCGGATACTACTCACTGCCCGTGCTCGTGGACGATGCGCTCGTCGGCCGCATCGACCTCAAGACTGATCGCCAAGCGGGTGTGCTGCGCGTGCAATCCGCGTGGCACGAAGACGGGCTCGACGCCCTGCCCGGAGGCACCGGAGCCCTCGCCGAACGCATCGTGCCTACCCTGCGTGAGATTGCACACTGGCAAGGAATGGGCGAGATCACGGTGACCGGGCGCGGTAACCTCTCCCCCGCTATCGAAGCAGAGTTGCAGCGCTAG